The following proteins come from a genomic window of Gadus morhua chromosome 11, gadMor3.0, whole genome shotgun sequence:
- the araf gene encoding serine/threonine-protein kinase A-Raf isoform X1, with product MSSTSSSCSSSGETSPEDAPRGGGTIRVFLPNKQRTVVTVRPGQTVYDSLDKALRMRGLTQDCCAVFRLLEGRKRLTEWDTDITPLVGEELLVEVLDDVPLTMHNFVRKTFFKLAYCDFCHKFLFNGFRCQTCGYKFHQHCSSKVPTVCLDMDTITKRFPTNACSDEYPQISILPDSSISQGDLALTPDPAGMDLLSPTSAFPFPTPGVEGQSLQRHRSTSTPNVHIISTVGPAGVSIIEGALKSFNTSGPEPSPKPSTSPPSSLGSPGRRPPKSPSEHKERKPSSSDGQKKVHRGGYRDSTYYWEVHSREVTMLKRIGSGSFGTVFRGKWHGDVAVKILKVTEPTPEQLQAFKNEMQVLRKTRHVNILLFMGYMTKPNFAIITQWCEGSSLYRHLHVTDTKFGTMRRIDVARQTAQGMDYLHAKNIIHRDLKSNNIFIHEGWTVKIGDFGLATVKSRWSGSMQVEQPSGSILWMAPEVIRMQDSNPYTFQSDVYGYGVVLFELMSGTLPYSNINNRDQIIFMVGRGYLSPDISKLGATSPKSMKRLIIDCLKFKRDERPLFPQILVAMEQVQDLLPKIERSASEPSLHRAVHAEDLNPELFNTTRFMPL from the exons atgtcctccacctcctcctcgtgcTCCTCCTCGGGGGAAACCAGTCCAGAGGATGCTCCGCGAGGTGGGGGCACCATCAGGGTCTTCCTGCCCAACAAACAGAGGACTGTG GTCACCGTCCGGCCCGGTCAGACGGTGTACGACAGCCTGGACAAAGCCCTGAGGATGAGGGGTCTGACGCAGGACTGCTGCGCTGTGTTCCGCCTCCTGGAAGG GCGGAAGAGGCTGACGGAGTGGGACACGGACATCACTCCCCTGGTCGGAGAGGAGCTGCTTGTGGAGGTGCTTGACGACGTGCCCCTCACCATGCACAACTTC GTCCGCAAGACCTTCTTCAAGTTGGCCTACTGTGACTTCTGCCACAAGTTCCTCTTCAACGGCTTCAGGTGCCAGACCTGTGGCTACAAGTTCCACCAGCACTGCAGCAGCAAGGTGCCCACGGTGTGCCTGGACATGGACACCATCACCAAGAG GTTTCCGACTAATGCCTGTTCAGACGAATACCCACAGATATCCATACTGCCAGATAGCTCCATATCACAGGGCGACCTAGCCTTAACCCCAGACCCAGCTGG GATGGACCTGCTGTCCCCCACCTCGGCCTTCCCCTTCCCCACGCCGGGGGTCGAGGGACAGTCACTCCAGCGCCACCGCTCCACCTCCACGCCCAACGTCCATATTATCAGCACCGTGGGCCCCGCCGGGGTCAGCATCATAGAG GGAGCACTGAAGTCCTTCAACACATCAG GCCCGGAGCCCTCGCCGAAACCCTCCACGAGCCCCCCCTCGTCGCTGGGCTCTCCCGGCAGGAGGCCCCCCAAGTCCCCCTCGGAACACAAGGAGCGCaagccctcctcctccgacgGCCAGAAGAAAGTG CACCGCGGGGGGTACAGAGACTCCACCTACTACTGGGAGGTGCACTCCAGGGAGGTGACCATGCTGAAGAGGATCGGCTCCGGCTCCTTCGGGACCGTGTTCCGGGGCAAGTGGCACGGCGACGTGGCCGTCAAGATCCTCAAGGTCACGGAGCCCACCCCAGAGCAGCTGCAGGCCTTCAAGAACGAGATGCAGGTCCTCAG GAAGACCCGCCACGTCAACATCCTGCTCTTCATGGGCTACATGACCAAGCCCAACTTCGCCATCATCACCCAGTGGTGCGAGGGCAGCAGCCTGTACCGCCACCTGCACGTCACCGACACCAAGTTCGGCACCATGCGCCGCATCGACGTGGCCCGGCAGACGGCGCAGGGCATGGA TTATCTCCACGCGAAGAATATAATCCACCGAGACCTCAAATCAAACA ACATCTTCATCCACGAGGGCTGGACGGTGAAGATCGGGGACTTCGGCCTGGCCACGGTCAAGTCTCGGTGGAGCGGGTCGATGCAGGTGGAGCAGCCCAGCGGGTCGATCCTCTGGATG GCTCCTGAGGTGATCCGCATGCAGGACAGCAACCCGTACACGTTCCAGTCCGACGTCTACGGCTACGGCGTGGTTCTGTTTGAGCTGATGTCTGGAACCCTGCCTTACTCCAACATCAACAACCGAGaccag ATAATCTTCATGGTGGGTCGGGGATACCTGTCGCCCGACATCAGCAAGCTGGGCGCCACCTCCCCCAAGTCCATGAAGAGGCTCATTATCGACTGTCTGAAGTTCAAACGAGACGAGAGGCCCCTGTTCCCACAG ATCCTGGTGGCGATGGAGCAGGTGCAGGACCTGCTGCCCAAGATCGAGCGCAGCGCGTCGGAGCCTTCGCTGCACCGGGCGGTGCACGCGGAGGACCTCAACCCCGAGCTCTTCAACACCACCCGCTTCATGCCGCTCTGA
- the araf gene encoding serine/threonine-protein kinase A-Raf isoform X2, with protein sequence MSSTSSSCSSSGETSPEDAPRGGGTIRVFLPNKQRTVVTVRPGQTVYDSLDKALRMRGLTQDCCAVFRLLEGRKRLTEWDTDITPLVGEELLVEVLDDVPLTMHNFVRKTFFKLAYCDFCHKFLFNGFRCQTCGYKFHQHCSSKVPTVCLDMDTITKRFPTNACSDEYPQISILPDSSISQGDLALTPDPAGMDLLSPTSAFPFPTPGVEGQSLQRHRSTSTPNVHIISTVGPAGVSIIEGALKSFNTSGPEPSPKPSTSPPSSLGSPGRRPPKSPSEHKERKPSSSDGQKKVHRGGYRDSTYYWEVHSREVTMLKRIGSGSFGTVFRGKWHGDVAVKILKVTEPTPEQLQAFKNEMQVLRKTRHVNILLFMGYMTKPNFAIITQWCEGSSLYRHLHVTDTKFGTMRRIDVARQTAQGMDYLHAKNIIHRDLKSNNIFIHEGWTVKIGDFGLATVKSRWSGSMQVEQPSGSILWMAPEVIRMQDSNPYTFQSDVYGYGVVLFELMSGTLPYSNINNRDQIIFMVGRGYLSPDISKLGATSPKSMKRLIIDCLKFKRDERPLFPQILVAIEQVLSMCCTSDE encoded by the exons atgtcctccacctcctcctcgtgcTCCTCCTCGGGGGAAACCAGTCCAGAGGATGCTCCGCGAGGTGGGGGCACCATCAGGGTCTTCCTGCCCAACAAACAGAGGACTGTG GTCACCGTCCGGCCCGGTCAGACGGTGTACGACAGCCTGGACAAAGCCCTGAGGATGAGGGGTCTGACGCAGGACTGCTGCGCTGTGTTCCGCCTCCTGGAAGG GCGGAAGAGGCTGACGGAGTGGGACACGGACATCACTCCCCTGGTCGGAGAGGAGCTGCTTGTGGAGGTGCTTGACGACGTGCCCCTCACCATGCACAACTTC GTCCGCAAGACCTTCTTCAAGTTGGCCTACTGTGACTTCTGCCACAAGTTCCTCTTCAACGGCTTCAGGTGCCAGACCTGTGGCTACAAGTTCCACCAGCACTGCAGCAGCAAGGTGCCCACGGTGTGCCTGGACATGGACACCATCACCAAGAG GTTTCCGACTAATGCCTGTTCAGACGAATACCCACAGATATCCATACTGCCAGATAGCTCCATATCACAGGGCGACCTAGCCTTAACCCCAGACCCAGCTGG GATGGACCTGCTGTCCCCCACCTCGGCCTTCCCCTTCCCCACGCCGGGGGTCGAGGGACAGTCACTCCAGCGCCACCGCTCCACCTCCACGCCCAACGTCCATATTATCAGCACCGTGGGCCCCGCCGGGGTCAGCATCATAGAG GGAGCACTGAAGTCCTTCAACACATCAG GCCCGGAGCCCTCGCCGAAACCCTCCACGAGCCCCCCCTCGTCGCTGGGCTCTCCCGGCAGGAGGCCCCCCAAGTCCCCCTCGGAACACAAGGAGCGCaagccctcctcctccgacgGCCAGAAGAAAGTG CACCGCGGGGGGTACAGAGACTCCACCTACTACTGGGAGGTGCACTCCAGGGAGGTGACCATGCTGAAGAGGATCGGCTCCGGCTCCTTCGGGACCGTGTTCCGGGGCAAGTGGCACGGCGACGTGGCCGTCAAGATCCTCAAGGTCACGGAGCCCACCCCAGAGCAGCTGCAGGCCTTCAAGAACGAGATGCAGGTCCTCAG GAAGACCCGCCACGTCAACATCCTGCTCTTCATGGGCTACATGACCAAGCCCAACTTCGCCATCATCACCCAGTGGTGCGAGGGCAGCAGCCTGTACCGCCACCTGCACGTCACCGACACCAAGTTCGGCACCATGCGCCGCATCGACGTGGCCCGGCAGACGGCGCAGGGCATGGA TTATCTCCACGCGAAGAATATAATCCACCGAGACCTCAAATCAAACA ACATCTTCATCCACGAGGGCTGGACGGTGAAGATCGGGGACTTCGGCCTGGCCACGGTCAAGTCTCGGTGGAGCGGGTCGATGCAGGTGGAGCAGCCCAGCGGGTCGATCCTCTGGATG GCTCCTGAGGTGATCCGCATGCAGGACAGCAACCCGTACACGTTCCAGTCCGACGTCTACGGCTACGGCGTGGTTCTGTTTGAGCTGATGTCTGGAACCCTGCCTTACTCCAACATCAACAACCGAGaccag ATAATCTTCATGGTGGGTCGGGGATACCTGTCGCCCGACATCAGCAAGCTGGGCGCCACCTCCCCCAAGTCCATGAAGAGGCTCATTATCGACTGTCTGAAGTTCAAACGAGACGAGAGGCCCCTGTTCCCACAG ATCCTGGTGGCGATAGAGCAGGTTCTATCCATGTGTTGTACATCAGATGAGTGA
- the araf gene encoding serine/threonine-protein kinase A-Raf isoform X3 codes for MSSTSSSCSSSGETSPEDAPRGGGTIRVFLPNKQRTVVTVRPGQTVYDSLDKALRMRGLTQDCCAVFRLLEGRKRLTEWDTDITPLVGEELLVEVLDDVPLTMHNFVRKTFFKLAYCDFCHKFLFNGFRCQTCGYKFHQHCSSKVPTVCLDMDTITKRMDLLSPTSAFPFPTPGVEGQSLQRHRSTSTPNVHIISTVGPAGVSIIEGALKSFNTSGPEPSPKPSTSPPSSLGSPGRRPPKSPSEHKERKPSSSDGQKKVHRGGYRDSTYYWEVHSREVTMLKRIGSGSFGTVFRGKWHGDVAVKILKVTEPTPEQLQAFKNEMQVLRKTRHVNILLFMGYMTKPNFAIITQWCEGSSLYRHLHVTDTKFGTMRRIDVARQTAQGMDYLHAKNIIHRDLKSNNIFIHEGWTVKIGDFGLATVKSRWSGSMQVEQPSGSILWMAPEVIRMQDSNPYTFQSDVYGYGVVLFELMSGTLPYSNINNRDQIIFMVGRGYLSPDISKLGATSPKSMKRLIIDCLKFKRDERPLFPQILVAMEQVQDLLPKIERSASEPSLHRAVHAEDLNPELFNTTRFMPL; via the exons atgtcctccacctcctcctcgtgcTCCTCCTCGGGGGAAACCAGTCCAGAGGATGCTCCGCGAGGTGGGGGCACCATCAGGGTCTTCCTGCCCAACAAACAGAGGACTGTG GTCACCGTCCGGCCCGGTCAGACGGTGTACGACAGCCTGGACAAAGCCCTGAGGATGAGGGGTCTGACGCAGGACTGCTGCGCTGTGTTCCGCCTCCTGGAAGG GCGGAAGAGGCTGACGGAGTGGGACACGGACATCACTCCCCTGGTCGGAGAGGAGCTGCTTGTGGAGGTGCTTGACGACGTGCCCCTCACCATGCACAACTTC GTCCGCAAGACCTTCTTCAAGTTGGCCTACTGTGACTTCTGCCACAAGTTCCTCTTCAACGGCTTCAGGTGCCAGACCTGTGGCTACAAGTTCCACCAGCACTGCAGCAGCAAGGTGCCCACGGTGTGCCTGGACATGGACACCATCACCAAGAG GATGGACCTGCTGTCCCCCACCTCGGCCTTCCCCTTCCCCACGCCGGGGGTCGAGGGACAGTCACTCCAGCGCCACCGCTCCACCTCCACGCCCAACGTCCATATTATCAGCACCGTGGGCCCCGCCGGGGTCAGCATCATAGAG GGAGCACTGAAGTCCTTCAACACATCAG GCCCGGAGCCCTCGCCGAAACCCTCCACGAGCCCCCCCTCGTCGCTGGGCTCTCCCGGCAGGAGGCCCCCCAAGTCCCCCTCGGAACACAAGGAGCGCaagccctcctcctccgacgGCCAGAAGAAAGTG CACCGCGGGGGGTACAGAGACTCCACCTACTACTGGGAGGTGCACTCCAGGGAGGTGACCATGCTGAAGAGGATCGGCTCCGGCTCCTTCGGGACCGTGTTCCGGGGCAAGTGGCACGGCGACGTGGCCGTCAAGATCCTCAAGGTCACGGAGCCCACCCCAGAGCAGCTGCAGGCCTTCAAGAACGAGATGCAGGTCCTCAG GAAGACCCGCCACGTCAACATCCTGCTCTTCATGGGCTACATGACCAAGCCCAACTTCGCCATCATCACCCAGTGGTGCGAGGGCAGCAGCCTGTACCGCCACCTGCACGTCACCGACACCAAGTTCGGCACCATGCGCCGCATCGACGTGGCCCGGCAGACGGCGCAGGGCATGGA TTATCTCCACGCGAAGAATATAATCCACCGAGACCTCAAATCAAACA ACATCTTCATCCACGAGGGCTGGACGGTGAAGATCGGGGACTTCGGCCTGGCCACGGTCAAGTCTCGGTGGAGCGGGTCGATGCAGGTGGAGCAGCCCAGCGGGTCGATCCTCTGGATG GCTCCTGAGGTGATCCGCATGCAGGACAGCAACCCGTACACGTTCCAGTCCGACGTCTACGGCTACGGCGTGGTTCTGTTTGAGCTGATGTCTGGAACCCTGCCTTACTCCAACATCAACAACCGAGaccag ATAATCTTCATGGTGGGTCGGGGATACCTGTCGCCCGACATCAGCAAGCTGGGCGCCACCTCCCCCAAGTCCATGAAGAGGCTCATTATCGACTGTCTGAAGTTCAAACGAGACGAGAGGCCCCTGTTCCCACAG ATCCTGGTGGCGATGGAGCAGGTGCAGGACCTGCTGCCCAAGATCGAGCGCAGCGCGTCGGAGCCTTCGCTGCACCGGGCGGTGCACGCGGAGGACCTCAACCCCGAGCTCTTCAACACCACCCGCTTCATGCCGCTCTGA
- the LOC115554528 gene encoding leukocyte surface antigen CD53: MTSGNSRSLSQSGLSAKDVGQQNPLKTQIQLGDLRAEKVLKMAQNCLKCLKYVMCAVNFLFFISGATMLGFGLYLTRYQTNSLLDSMKFLTAANLLLVSGIIITCVSFLGFIGALKENRCFLLTFFILLLILMLVELTVACLLLTYESEIGTLLEKELNTGLQNEKRKNSTKTDLESDWNLVQKTFSCCGVRNSSDWGRSVPQSCCKNGQNDCLLSSKDPSELFYEEGCLKALKAWFENNFLTTGVAVIVLCVIEVLGMCIAMTLFCHISSSGLSYKL; this comes from the exons ATGACATCAGGAAACAGCAGGAGTCTTTCTCAGTCGGGGTTGTCAGCTAAAGACGTCGGCCAACAGAACCCTTTAAAGACACAGATTCAACTTGGGGACTTAAG AGCGGAAAAAGTATTAAAAATGGCTCAGAACTGTCTGAAATGCTTAAAGTACGTCATGTGCGCAGTCAACTTCCTCTTCTTC ATTTCGGGAGCCACCATGCTTGGCTTCGGGCTGTACCTGACCCGCTATCAGACGAACTCGCTGCTCGACTCCATGAAGTTTTTGACGGCGGCCAACCTGCTGCTCGTGTCCGGCATCATCATCACCTGCGTCTCCTTCCTGGGCTTCATCGGCGCGCTGAAAGAGAACCGTTGCTTCCTGCTCACC TTCTTCATTCTGCTGTTGATCCTGATGCTGGTGGAGTTGACCGTCGCCTGCCTCCTATTGACCTACGAGtctgag ATCGGCACTTTGCTGGAGAAAGAGCTGAACACGGGATTACagaatgaaaaaagaaagaattcgACAAAGACAGATCTGGAAAGCGACTGGAATCTGGTTCAGAAAACG TTCAGCTGCTGTGGAGTCCGTAATTCGTCGGACTGGGGCAGGTCAGTGCCTCAATCCTGCTGCAAGAATGGTCAGAATGACTGTCTGCTCTCATCTAAAGACCCATCTGAACTTTTCTACGAAGAG GGCTGTCTGAAAGCACTGAAGGCATGGTTTGAGAATAACTTCCTCACAACTGGGGTCGCCGTTATTGTCCTCTGCGTCATAGAG GTACTGGGAATGTGCATCGCCATGACGTTGTTCTGTCACATCAGCAGCTCTGGGCTCAGCTACAAGCTCTAG